The following proteins come from a genomic window of Palaemon carinicauda isolate YSFRI2023 chromosome 12, ASM3689809v2, whole genome shotgun sequence:
- the LOC137650780 gene encoding uncharacterized protein, whose product MDVVTQGIRDQSPWCMLFADDVIPCSIRREVVEEKLEERRREMENRGLKISRKKTEYLRLKNGENGEVSLQGDRLKRVENFRYLGSTVAEGDDLGAQINHRIQA is encoded by the coding sequence atggatgtagtgaCACAAGgaattagagatcagtctccttggtgtatgctttttgctgatgatgttataccgTGTAGcattaggcgagaggtagtagaagagaaactggaggagaggagaagagaaatggaaaataggggattaaAGATCagtaggaaaaagacagagtatttgagattgaaaaatggcgagaatggggaagttagtttacaaggagatagattgaaaagagttgaaaattttaggtatttaggatcaacagttgcagagggtGATGATCTGGGGGCacaaataaaccacagaatacaagcatga